The nucleotide sequence ACGGGGCCGACGTGGATCTCGCCGAGGGTGACCTCGACGCCGAATTCGCCGAGGATGCGCAGGAGGTTCTCGGCGTTCTGGCGGTGTTCCTCCTCGCTGTTGCTTTCCACTTTCACCTGCTCGCGAAGGAGCTTGAGCGGAGGGAACTGGTAATCCTTGTCGTCGCTCTGCGGGAGCGTGACCTTGGCTTTCTTGGTTTCCTCGGGCTTGACGATGTTGAGCTCGAGCTTGCCCGCGGCCACAGCGAGGGCCTTGGGGTCGGTGGCGGGCCGGCCCTCGGCGACGGGGCGGGGCGCGGGCTTCGCGGCGGCGGGTTTGACCGGGGGGGCGGGTTCCTCGGCCGGCTTGGTCGGCGGCACCGCGGCGGGCTTGGCGGGATCGGCGAGCGGATCGGCGCCCTTGGGCACGACCATTTTCTTCGTGGTGCCGGCGTTGATCACCGGGGCGGCGGCGGTCGCCGCGGCGGCCGCGGCTTGCTTGGCCTTGGCGGCCTCCTCGCGCTGGCGGCGGATATCCTCGGCGCGGGCGGCCTTGAGGGCGGCGCGCTGCTGGCGCCACTCCGTGAAATTGTGCATCAGGCGAGTGATCTCGGCTGCGATGTCCCGGGTGAAGATGAACAGCATCCCGACGAAGTAGATCGTGCCGAGAATCAGAGCGGCGCCGAAGACACCGATGCTGTCCTTCAGGATACTGAGATAGATGAAACGTCCGATGATGCCGCCGGGCCCCTCGGGGAAGAGCTCGGTATTGGTGAAGAACAGACCCTGCATCGGAGCCAGCGCGGACAGGGAAAGGACGCAGCACACCATGGCGAGGATGCGGGTACCGGCCAGGCTGCGGGCGCTGCGTAAGTAGATGTAAGCCATCCAGAGCAAAAACACCGGGATGAGCCAGGTGGAGACGCCCAGCAGATAATACGTGCCGGCGGAAAATTCCGCGCCCACGACGCCGACGAGATTGGGTGAGACCCCGGCGGGGACGGGCAGCTGGGTGATCGTGCCGTTGACCACGTCGGTCTTGCCCGCGACCTGGAACATCACGCTCTGGGCCGGCTCATAATCGAGCAGGGCGACCGCGAGCAGGACGCCGAAAACCAGGCACACGAAAGCGGCGAGCCAATGCGGGCGATGCCGTGGCTCCTCGAATGAAGGGGTGTCCTTGTCCTTGGTTTTTGAACTCTCCGCTTTGCGCATTGCTGGCTGTGGCGGATTATTGCAGGTTCATCGCGGCAGAGGGTCAATGTAAAAGCCCTCGCCAAGATTTGCGCAAGCTGCTTGCCTGCAACGCATGACGACATTTCTTCGTTTCAAGCCCATTTATCAGGAACGTGTCTGGGGAGGCCGTGGCCTGGAGTCCTTTCTCGGCCGGAAACTTCCTGGCACCACCCCGATCGGGGAAAGCTGGGAACTGGTCGACCGGCCGGAGGCACAATCTATCGGTGTGGAGGGGCCGTGGGCGGGGAAAACGTTGCGCGAGCTTATGGCCACGCGTGGGGCCGAATTGATGGGGCCGGACTGGCCCGCGGACCGGCCGTTTCCCATTTTGGTGAAGTGGCTGGATTGCCGCGAGCGGCTGAGCCTGCAGGTGCATCCGCCGGCGCGCATCGCCCCGCAGCTTGGGGGCGAGCCCAAGACGGAGAACTGGTACGTCGCCCAGGCCGAACCCGGGGCGGCGGTGCTCGCGGGCCTGAAGCCCGGGGTCGACGCCACGGCCTTTCGCGCGGCGTTGCAGGACAACACGGCGGAATCGCTGGTGCACCGGCTGCCGACCGTGGCCGGCGATTCGTTGCTGATCCATAGCGGCGTGATGCATGCCATCGACGGCGGGAACATGATTCTCGAGATCCAGCAGAACTCTGACACGACGTACCGGGTGTACGACTGGGGGCGCATGGGGCTCGACGGCAAGCCCCGGGCGATGCACGTGGAGCAGTCCATGGCCTCGCTCGAGGCGAACACGGCCCCGGCGCCGGCCTTGGTGCGGTCCGCCGCCCAGACGGTGGTGCTGGCTGAGTGCCGGGAGTTTCGCATCACGCGGCATCGGCTGGCGGCCGGGGCGAGCCTGAGCTTCAAGGCGGGGGAGCAGGCGCGGATACTTTCGGTGGTGGGTGGCCAGCTCACCATCGGAGATTCTGTCCTGACCTTGGGGGACAACGGGTTGCTAGCGTATGCCTCGGATTATCGCGTCACGGCGACGGCGGATTCCCTGATATTGGTCACCGACGGATTCAGCTCGCTTGAAATCCAGAAACCATGAGGTAGTTTCCGGCCCCCATTCATGAGCGAGACCAGCCAGACCGAATCCACCGACACGAATCTACCGCCGAACCCGGCGGCGGCGGCCCCTGCACCGGCCGAGCCGACGCCCAGCCCGGCGCTGGACGAGCAACTGGCGTCCGCGAAGAAGGAAGCCGTGGCCAACTACGACCGCTACATGCGGGCCGTGGCCGATCTGGAAAACTTCCGCAAGCGCACGGCGCGCGACAAGGATGAGCTCCGCCAGTTTGCCACGGCGGGAGTGGTCGAAGACATCATTCCGATCCTCGATAATCTCAGCCTCGGGCTCGCGGCCGCCAAGCAGCAGACCGACGTGAAGCCCATCGTCGAAGGCCTCGGCCTCGTCTTGGAACAGTTCAAGAGCACGCTGGGTCGTCACGGGCTCAAGGAGGTCAATCCCCTCGGGCAGGCCTTCGATCATAACTTGCATGAGTGCATCTCGCACCAGCCCAGCCCTGAGGTGGCGGCGGAGCAAGTGAGCCTAGTCGTGCGCCTGGGCTACACCCTCAACGGGCGGTTGCTGCGGCCGGCGTCCGTGGTCGTGTCGAGCGGCCCGGCCCAGACCGAGGAGGCGAAGAGCTGACCATGGCTGCGGGCAAAAAACAGGACTACTACGAACTGCTCGGCGTGGCGAAGGGCGCCACCGAGGAGGAATTGAAGAAGGCGTACCGCAAGAAGGCGGTGCAGTTTCACCCGGACAAGAATCCCGGCAACAAGGAGGCGGAGGAGATGTTCAAGAAAGTCTCCGAGGCCTACGAGGTGCTGAAGGATGCGGACAAGCGCGCGGCGTATGACCGGTACGGCCATGCGGCCTTTGAGCAGGCCGGGGCAGGTCCGCGCGGCGGCGGCTTCGGCGGTGGTGGTGGCGGCGGCTTCCACGACCCGTTTGATATTTTCCGCGAGGTGTTCGGCCAGGGTGGTGGCGGCCAGGGCGGCGGGATCTTCGACCAGTTCTTCGGCGGCGAGGGCAACGGCGGCGGCTCCGGTCGCGGCTCCGACCTGCGCTACGATCTCGAAATCTCGCTGGAGGAAGCCGCGCGCGGGGTGGAGAAGGAGATTTCCTTCCGGAAACTTGGCGCGTGCGGACACTGCAGTGGCACGGGCGCCGAGCCGGGCTCGAAGAAGACCACCTGTCCGACCTGCCGCGGCGCCGGCCAGGTCACGACTTCGCGTGGATTCTTTCACGTGCGACAGGTTTGCCCGAGCTGTCACGGTGCGGGCTCACGCTTCGAAAAGGCGTGCGCGAAGTGTTCCGGCGAGGGCCGGGTCAACGAGTCGGCCAAGATCAACGTGCGCATCCCGGCGGGCGTGGACACGGGTTCCAAGCTGCGTTCCTCGGGCAATGGCGAGGCGGGTGTGATGGGCGGCTCGGCCGGGGATCTTTACATCGTGGTCCACGTGAAGGAGCACGAGGTGTTCGAGCGGCAGGGCGACGACCTGTTCTGCGAGATGCCGATCAAGTTTACCCTCGCGACGCTCGGTGGCACCATCCAGGTGCCGACGATGGAGGGCAAGGCGACGCTGAAGATTCCCGCCGGCACGCAGTCGGGCACGACTTTCCGGCTGCGGGGCCGCGGCATGCCGCGGTTGCGCGGTGGCAGCCAAGGGGACCAGCTCATCCGGGTGCAGGTGGAGGTGCCGACCGCGCTGACCGCCGAGCAGAAGAAGAAACTCGAGGAGTTTGCCCAGGTGTGTGGTGACGCCGACGAGCCGGTCTCGAAGAACTTTTTCGAGAAGGCGAAGAAGTTCTTCTGAGCCGGGTCAGGCCGCCGCTGGCCTTGGGCCGGCCGGCCGGCGGAAGACCCGCAGGAGGTTTTTGAGCCCGAAGTGATAGAGGGCGAGGAAGCAGAGCATACCCACAAGGGCGTAGATCAGGCCTTCGACCGTGGTGGGCACGGCGGGCTGATAAACGGATCCCGTGGCCCGGGCGATGCCGACATCGAGGTGACGCAGGAAAATGATCGGGCGCTCCCAAAGCGCGCTGTGCAGAAGCGCATCGTGCGCGGCCTGGAGTGAGGTGACGCGATCCGCGGCGTCGGTCATGACCCCACCGAGGCGGGCGACAGCGGGATCGGCGTTGGTGCCGGTTTGCCGAATGAACTGGTCGAGCGAAAGGCCGGCCTGCCCGGCGGTCTTTTGGAAAACGGCCAGTTGGCGCCGGGCCTCGTCGAGATGGCCGCCGAGCCGTTGCAGGTACTGTTGCATGAACTCGGGTCCTTGGGCGAAGAGCACGGCACCGGCGACGCACAGGATGCGATCGGTGAGGCTGTCGAAGATATGGAGAAATCCCCGGGCGGGCTTCATGGGCGTGAGGGTGGGCTGGATGCTGACCTTGGCAAGCCGGGCATGTTCGGGTGGGCCGGCGCAAATAATGCGTGCTTCCCCGCGGCCGCCTGACCTAACTGGGGCGATGCGAGTAGTGATCCTAGGTTCCGGACGGGGCAGCAATGCCGAGGCCATCCTGCAGGCGCAGGCAGCCGGTCGGTTGGGGCGCGCGCAGGTGGTCCGGATCCTGTCCGACCAGCCCGGAGCGGGCATTCTCGCGCTGGGGGCCAGGTTTGGGGTGCCCGCGCAGTTTGTGGATCCGGCACCCTTCAAGACCAAGCTCGAGGGGGAAGGTGAAGGGCGCTTCATTGCGGCGGTGAGGGAGGCGGCACCCGACCTGGTGGTGCTGGCGGGGTTTATGCGCGTGCTGAAGCCGGGTTTCCTTGGGGCCTTTGCGGGTAAAATCATCAATCTCCACCCGAGTCTCCTGCCGGCGTTCCCGGGGCTGGATGGAATCGGTCAGGCGTTTCGGGCGGGGGTGAAGGAAACCGGCTGCACGGTGCATGAAGTCACCCTGGCGGTGGACGCCGGGCGCATCATCGAGCAGGCGCGGGTGCCGCTTTTGCCGGACGACACCGTGGAGTCGCTCGCGGCCAGGGTCCATGCGGCGGAGCATCGCCTGCTCCCGGCGGTGATTGCCCGGCTCAGCGGGGTGGAGAACTAATTATGGCCGTATTCGAATTCAAACTGGAGGTGACCCTGGGTGCCGTGCCGGCGATCGAGGAATTGCTGGGGGAGCAGGAAGAACAGCATCTCATGGTGCTGGAGGACAAACCCTCGGGGCGGGCCTGGTTGACCGGGTATTTTGACGCGCATGAGGCCGCCTTGGCAGGCTGGAAGGGTTTTGCCGAGTTGCTTGACCTGGAATGGCTGGTCACGGAGCCGGTGATCCAGGAATTGGCCGACAAGGACTGGAAAGAGAGCTACAAGGAGCATTTCAAGGCCTGGAAATTCGACCGGTTGCACTGGGTGCCGGTCTGGGAAAAGGCCGCGTTTCGCCTACCGGCCGGAGACGCCGTGCTCTGGCTGGATCCTGGGATGGCCTTTGGTACGGGTAATCATGAGACGACCCGGCTGGTGGTGGAGCGCCTGGTCAAGTTGGCGGCGGAGAAAGGCACCGCAGGCCGGGTCATTGATGCCGGCTGCGGCTCGGGTATCCTCGCGCTTTCGGCCGTCAAGCTGGGTTACGGGCTCGTGGCGGCCTTTGACAATGATCCCCTGGCCGTGGACGTCAGCCGGGAGAATGCGGCCTTAAATGGCCTGGATGGCCGTGTAGACTTCTTTGTGGGTGATCTGGTCAGCGGACTGGCTGGCCGGCCGGCCGAGCTGCTTCTGGCCAACATCCAGGCGGATGTGTTGATCAAATTTGCCCCGGAATTGCTTGCGGCGGTGGCTCCGGGCGGGGTGCTGGTGCTGAGCGGGATCCTGGCATCGGAATCGATGCAGGTGCGCGAGGCTTTTGGAGCGTTGGCCCCGGCGTGGGGGGCGGACGCGCGCCTAATGGGGGAATGGAGCGACCTCGTGTTGCGCCGGCCCTAGACCTCAGAAGAGGTCGGTCGGGGTGCGCGACATGAAGTCTTCCATGTAGGCCGTCGTGGCTTTGCCCTCGATGAAGACGGGATCGCTCATGATCGCCTTGTGCAGCGGGATGGTGGTTTTGATGCCGCGGACGAGGTATTCG is from Lacunisphaera limnophila and encodes:
- a CDS encoding type I phosphomannose isomerase catalytic subunit translates to MTTFLRFKPIYQERVWGGRGLESFLGRKLPGTTPIGESWELVDRPEAQSIGVEGPWAGKTLRELMATRGAELMGPDWPADRPFPILVKWLDCRERLSLQVHPPARIAPQLGGEPKTENWYVAQAEPGAAVLAGLKPGVDATAFRAALQDNTAESLVHRLPTVAGDSLLIHSGVMHAIDGGNMILEIQQNSDTTYRVYDWGRMGLDGKPRAMHVEQSMASLEANTAPAPALVRSAAQTVVLAECREFRITRHRLAAGASLSFKAGEQARILSVVGGQLTIGDSVLTLGDNGLLAYASDYRVTATADSLILVTDGFSSLEIQKP
- a CDS encoding nucleotide exchange factor GrpE, yielding MSETSQTESTDTNLPPNPAAAAPAPAEPTPSPALDEQLASAKKEAVANYDRYMRAVADLENFRKRTARDKDELRQFATAGVVEDIIPILDNLSLGLAAAKQQTDVKPIVEGLGLVLEQFKSTLGRHGLKEVNPLGQAFDHNLHECISHQPSPEVAAEQVSLVVRLGYTLNGRLLRPASVVVSSGPAQTEEAKS
- the dnaJ gene encoding molecular chaperone DnaJ, which gives rise to MAAGKKQDYYELLGVAKGATEEELKKAYRKKAVQFHPDKNPGNKEAEEMFKKVSEAYEVLKDADKRAAYDRYGHAAFEQAGAGPRGGGFGGGGGGGFHDPFDIFREVFGQGGGGQGGGIFDQFFGGEGNGGGSGRGSDLRYDLEISLEEAARGVEKEISFRKLGACGHCSGTGAEPGSKKTTCPTCRGAGQVTTSRGFFHVRQVCPSCHGAGSRFEKACAKCSGEGRVNESAKINVRIPAGVDTGSKLRSSGNGEAGVMGGSAGDLYIVVHVKEHEVFERQGDDLFCEMPIKFTLATLGGTIQVPTMEGKATLKIPAGTQSGTTFRLRGRGMPRLRGGSQGDQLIRVQVEVPTALTAEQKKKLEEFAQVCGDADEPVSKNFFEKAKKFF
- a CDS encoding DUF2937 family protein; the protein is MKPARGFLHIFDSLTDRILCVAGAVLFAQGPEFMQQYLQRLGGHLDEARRQLAVFQKTAGQAGLSLDQFIRQTGTNADPAVARLGGVMTDAADRVTSLQAAHDALLHSALWERPIIFLRHLDVGIARATGSVYQPAVPTTVEGLIYALVGMLCFLALYHFGLKNLLRVFRRPAGPRPAAA
- the purN gene encoding phosphoribosylglycinamide formyltransferase, with the protein product MRVVILGSGRGSNAEAILQAQAAGRLGRAQVVRILSDQPGAGILALGARFGVPAQFVDPAPFKTKLEGEGEGRFIAAVREAAPDLVVLAGFMRVLKPGFLGAFAGKIINLHPSLLPAFPGLDGIGQAFRAGVKETGCTVHEVTLAVDAGRIIEQARVPLLPDDTVESLAARVHAAEHRLLPAVIARLSGVEN
- a CDS encoding 50S ribosomal protein L11 methyltransferase, producing the protein MAVFEFKLEVTLGAVPAIEELLGEQEEQHLMVLEDKPSGRAWLTGYFDAHEAALAGWKGFAELLDLEWLVTEPVIQELADKDWKESYKEHFKAWKFDRLHWVPVWEKAAFRLPAGDAVLWLDPGMAFGTGNHETTRLVVERLVKLAAEKGTAGRVIDAGCGSGILALSAVKLGYGLVAAFDNDPLAVDVSRENAALNGLDGRVDFFVGDLVSGLAGRPAELLLANIQADVLIKFAPELLAAVAPGGVLVLSGILASESMQVREAFGALAPAWGADARLMGEWSDLVLRRP